The genomic interval AATTATTAGAATGAAGATTTTCTATATCATTTTTCAAATCGTAAGAAAGATAGCCAAAAAGCCAATCTTTTGTATTTTGCTGATATTGTTTTAAATCTTCAAAAGCATTGAAATAATCTGTTTTTAAAGAAGTAAATGCATCTGCGGCTAATACGCAGTCAAAATTAGAATACTGCTGTGGATATGAATTGCTGTCTAAAAAAATGACCTCGCGAAACTGTTGCGCCCAACTTAAAAGCTGTTCTCTAAACAGTTTTGGATTGGCAATATTTTTATGAATGGAAACTCTCAAAAATGATAATTTTAAACTTCAAAATTACGACAAAATTTTTTGATAAGCCGATGCAGTAAATTTTATTAAAACTGTTAAAAATACAGCTGTTTAATAAGAAAAAATTCGTTATATTTGATATACAGTTAGTTTAATCCTAAAATTAAATTGATTTGATTGTAAAATTCTCAAAAACACAGTCAAAAATTTGTTTTGTTTCTCGTTTTGAGACTTTAAAAAATGCATCTTTTCCAATAACTTATTTATATTTTTTAACCTTAAAAAATCCTAAGTATTATGAAAATTGCCACAATTATTGTCCGCGTTTTAGTTGGTCTTTTGTTACTTTTTGCTTCTATCAGTTACTTTTTTCATTTAATGCCAGAGCCTGAAACTACAGGAAATTTTAAAGCTTTTAATGTAGGTTTAATGGCTTCGACTTATTTAATGCCTTTAGCTAAATCTATCGAGCTGCTTTGCGGAATTGCATTTGTAACAGGGCGTTATGTAACTTTAGCAAATATTTTGATCTTACCGATTACGGTAAACATTTTGTTTATCAATTATTTTCTTGCCCCAGAAGGACTGCCGATTGCAATATTATTATTTCTGGCAAACTTATTTTTGATCTACAGATACTGGAACAATTACAAAAGCATATTTACTCCATAATTTATATTCCATTTAAAAATAAAAAACCCGACAGTTTATAACTGTCGGGTTTTTGTTTAATTCGTTTTATCGTGTTTCACCCAAACCAAATCGGTTACTTTATATCCTATTTCTTGTGCTTTGATCAGAAAATCTGCTTTTACACTTTCAGGAATAGTTTTTTCTCTAGAAAGTATCCACATGTATTTTAGGCTTTCTCCAGCAACCAATGCGTATTTGTAATCTTGATCGATTGCTACAACATTATAACCTGAATAAAAAGGACCAAAAAATGAGACCTTAAGCATACCAATATTGTCTTTTTTGACAAATCTAGCTTTCCCGACACTTTCCTCCCATTTGTCTTTTCTGACATTATAGCCCTTATTATCGACTTTTATAGTTTTATCTTCGTTTAAAGAATATTCTGCCGTAACATTATTTAAATCTCTTTCCCATTTGTAATCTAATCTAGCCATTTCATACCATTTTCCGAGATATTTATTGCTGTCAAAATTGGTTACAGCTTTTGCGTTTTTAGGAATTCCTCCTCCGCAAGAATATAATGCGAGTCCAATCCCTGCTCCAATCAAAACCGGAACTATATATTTAGTTTTCATAATACTATCTTTTTTTAATAACATAAAGATAGCACATGAAATACACATCTAATTTACAAAATTTTTCTTCAAGTTTATATTTTTAAGCGTCAAAAATAATGTGTCTTAAAAATCTAAAAAAACACTTACAACATAAGAACCAAACTATTAAATTTGACAACTAACCAATGTTGTAAAAATGAAAATACATTTATTGCTTTTTTTTATTTTCTTTTCTTTTATCAGTAGATCTCAAACCCTTCAAACAGTAGACTCTTTAAACACTGAAATATGCAAGTCATTAATTCAAAATAAGAACTTGCATAACGAAATTAGGCTGAATACCATTAATAAATCTCACATCATGCCTTTTTTGGCAAAATTTGGCGATAGTATATCACAACGAAAAGCTTTCGAAAAAATGATTTATCGATTGCAAAAAAACTGTAACGAATTTAATGCACTATTCCCAAAAAAACCAACAGAAAACGGATGGGGAATGCAGGAAAATCAACCCGTAGAAAACATTACGAGAAAACAATGTGACAGTTTCCAAGAAAATTCAAAATATTATTACTGGGAAAGCACTGGCGACAAAGTCGAAGTAACTATAGATGGAAAATATTGGATAGAAAAGTTTAGTGATAACACTTTTTCTAAACTCTTTTATAGAAACAAAAGCAATTGCGAATTTGAACTTGAATTTATTGAGAGCAATAATTTATCAAGAAAAAATTTAAGCACAAAAGGCGACAAATACAGATATAAAATTTACGATGAGAAAAACAATACTTACAGCGTTTATTTAAAAAATCAGGAAACTTATTATACTTTCAAGCTAATTAAAGAATAAAAAAAACCGTCTCGTTTTTTAACGAGACGGTCTTAAAATATGATTTACGTAAAAAATTATACGTGTAAAGCTCTATTTTCAGTTGCTGCCAATGCTGCTTCTTTTACCGCTTCCGCGAAAGTTGGGTGCGCATGACTCATTCTTGAAATATCTTCAGCAGAAGCTTTGAATTCCATTGCAGTAACCGCTTCAGCAATTAAATCTGCTGTACGAGCTCCAATCATGTGAACTCCTAAAACCTCATCTGTTTTTTCATCAGCCAAGATTTTTACAAATCCATCTAAGTCAGCACTTGCTCTTGCACGTCCTAACGCTTTGAATGGGAAACTTCCAGATTTATATTTAACTCCTGCGGCTTTCAATTGTTCTTCAGTTTGTCCAACTGCTGCAACTTCTGGCCAAGTATAAACAACACCAGGAATTAAATTGTAATCGATATGTGGTTTTTGACCTGCTAAAATTTCAGCAACCATTACTCCTTCTTCCTCTGCTTTGTGCGCCAACATTGCTCCACGAACAACATCACCAATAGCATAGATATTAGGAACGCTAGTTTGTAAATGATCGTTTACTTCAACTTGCCCTCTGTCTGAAATTTTAACTCCGGCTTTGTCAGCGTTTAATCCGTCTGTGTAAGGACGACGACCAACAGAAACTAATGAATAATCTCCTTCAAGTGTGATTGTTTCTCCTTTTGCATTTTCAGCCTGAACTGTAACAGCATCGCCGTTTCTTTCAACCGATTTTACTTTGTGAGAAACGTAGAATTTCATTCCTTGTTTTTTCAACACTTTAGTTAATTCTTTAGAAAGAGAACCGTCCATTCCTGGAATGATTCTATCCATGAATTCAACTACAGAAACCTGAGCACCAAGACGTAAATAAACTTGTCCAAGCTCGATTCCAATAACTCCTCCACCAATAATTACTAAGTGTTTTGGAACTTCTTTTAAAGCCAAAGCTTCAGTAGAAGTGATGATTCTTTCTTTATCAATTTTGATGAATGGTAAAGAAGATGGTTTTGATCCTGTAGCGATTACAGTATATTTTGCTTCGATAGTTTCTGATGTTCCGTCAGCTTTTGCAACTGCAATGTGCGTTGCATCTACGAAAGAACCTAAACCATTGAAAACCGTGATTTTATTTTTATCCATTAAATAATTGATTCCGCCAACAGTTTGATCAACAACAGCTTGTTTGCGGGCAATCATTTTCTCTAAATTAATTTTTACATCTCCAGAAACTTCGATTCCGTGATCTGCGAAATGAGCAATTTCAGCATAATGATGAGAAGAAGATAATAATGCTTTTGAAGGAATACAACCTACGTTAAGGCAAGTTCCGCCTAATGAATTATATTTTTCTACAATTGCAGTTTTGAAACCTAATTGTGCGCAACGAATTGCTGATACATATCCTCCAGGACCTGAACCTATAATGACTACGTCAAATGAACTCATAGTATTTTGTTTTTATTTTAGCGGTTACAAAATTAAGCAATAAAGTTTTGTTTGAAGTTTAATTTTCAATGTTTTTTGTGTGAAATTTTGTTGTGAAGTTTTACCGCAAAGGGCGCTAAGAATTACGCAAAGGTTTCTTTTTTAATCTCGCAAAGGCGCAGAGTCGCAAAGTTTTTTAAGGCAAAGATTATCACGAACTATTGTCATTTCGACTGAAAGGAGAAATCTCCGCAAGAAGCTCGACAAAGATTGGAAATATACTTTGTGGTGTTTCGTGTGCGATTTCTCCTTTCATTCGAAATAACAAACTGGGCGTTAGACGCACTGCAGTGCGTCTCTACAAAAAAAAACTTTGAACCTTTGCCACTCTGCAACTTTGAACCTTCCTAAAAAGAAATCACCGTCGAATTCTTCACTTCACTAATCATAAACATACTTTGTGTGCTTCCAATATGTTGTAACGAAGTTAATTTGGTTACTAAAAATTCCCTGTAAGCTTCCATATCTTTTACTAAGACTTTTAGAATATAATCGTAATCGCCACTTACGTGATGGCATTCTAAAACTTCGTTGAGTTTGATGACTTCGTTTTCAAATTTTGTCAAGAATTCTTTGGTGTGCTGAATCAATTTTAAATGGCAAAACACTACAAATCCTTTTTCGATTTTAGATTTATCGACTAAGGCTGCGTAGTTTTTAATTATGCCTTCGCGTTCGAGTTTTTTAATTCGTTCGTAAACCGCAGTCACCGAAAGATTGAGTTTTAAAGACAATTCTTTGTTAGTTTTTTTACTGTCGGTTTGTAATAATACCAAGAGTTTTTTATCGATTTCGTCTAAAGTCATAATGGTGATGGTTTTTGGTTGAAGGTTTTTGGTTGATTCTTGATAGTTATTGAAAAGAATGAAAATCTACTGAGTTACACTTTTTACATCAAATTTAGATTAAAAATCATAAAAAATACAATTTTATAGTTTTAAAATCCAATTATTAGATAAATGGTTGATTAATTTTCTGATTACACTTTACTTTGAATAGAATTTCTTTTGAAAACGAGAGTCCTAGCCCAGATTGAAGTGGAAAGCCCGGAGTAAAAAAGGCAAAAGTTTCTTGTTTTAAAAAAGCGACCAACGGAAGCTCTTTTTAGAACATTGGAAACTTTGACTTTTTTATGAGGACTTGAAACGGAAAGCTGGAATAGCTCCTAAAAATTATTGTTTCAGGTTTTAAGTTTCAGGTTGTTGGAACTTGAAACCTGAAACTTGAAACAAAACAAACAAAAACTAACTATTATGAAAGACTTTAACCCAGCAGATAAAATTCAAGATTTGCAATACTTTGGTGAATTTGGCGGTGTGAATCCGTCGATTTCTGATTCTTCGACTTATACTTTTCTTTCGGCGAAAACTATGTTTGATACTTTCGAAGGGAATATGGAAGGCTGTTATTTGTATTCGCGTCATTCTTCGCCAAGTAATTTGTATTTAGATCAGGCTTTGGCAGCGATGGAAGGAACAGAAACAGCAAATGTCTCGGCTTCGGGAATGGGAGCGATTACGCCTACTCTTTTGCAATTGTGCGGTGCGGGCGATCACATTGTTTCAAGCCGAACTATTTATGGCGGAACTTACGCTTTCCTTAAAAACTTTACACCAAGATTCGGAATTGAAACGAGCTTTGTTGACATTACAAAATTGGATATTGTGGAAGCGGCAATTACGGCAAAAACAAAAGTTTTGTATTGCGAAACGGTAAGTAATCCATTATTAGAAGTTGCTGACATTCGTGGTTTGGTTAAAATTGCTAAAAAACATAATTTGAAATTAGTTGTCGATAATACGTTTTCGCCTTTATCAGTTTCTCCTGCAAAATTGGGTGCTGATATCGTGATTCATAGTTTGACGAAATACATAAACGGAAGCAGCGATACGGTTGGCGGTGTAACTTGTGCATCGAAAGAATTTATTAATTCGTTGAAAAATGTAAATTCTGGAGCTAGTATGCTTTTGGGACCAACGATGGACAGTTTACGTTCTGCAAGTGTGATGAAAAATCTGAGAACACTTCATATCCGAATTAAACAGCACAGTCATAACGCGCATTTTCTGGCGGATCAATTTGAAAAAGACGGTTTAAAAACAGTTTATCCGGGATTAAAAAGTCACCCGAGTCATGAATTGTACAAAACGATGATTAATCCAGAATATGGTTTTGGCGGAATGCTGACAATTGATGTTGGCACTTTGGAAAAAGCAAATGAATTAATGGAATTGATGCAGGAACGAAACCTTGGATATTTGGCGGTAAGTTTAGGTTTTTATAAAACGTTATTTAGCGCGCCGGGAACCTCAACTTCGAGTGAAATTCCGTTAGAAGAACAAAAAGAAATGGGATTAACAGATGGTTTGATTCGTTTTTCTATTGGTTTAGATAATGATATTGATCGTACTTATGAAATGATGAAACAGTGCATGATTGAGCTTGGGATTTTGAAACTTTCCAGCCCACGGGTTTTACAGGTTTAACAACTCTTGTTTGTCATTTCGACGAAGGAGAAATCTCCGCGAAAAGCTCTACAAAGATTGGTTTTTCGTTGCGGAGTTACTTGCGGAGATTTCTCCTTCGTCGAAATGACAAAAATGCGATAAAAAAAGCCGTTCTGAAATCGATCAGAACGGCTTTTCATTTATAATTTACAATTAACAACTAATAATTAACAACTAATAATTAACAACGTTTAGTTTACTATTTTTTCGGCTGTAGCCAAAGTAAATCAGCAATCCGATTATTAACCAAACTGTAAAATAAATCCAGTTCCAAACGCTTAATTCGGCCATCATATAAAGACAACAAATTAAACCTAAAAGCGGAATTAAAGACAGGTTTTTTCTGAAAGCCCAAACGGCTAATCCAACTAAAACAAATAAGAATATCCACATTGGAATTTTGTGTTTGAACAAACTAAAACCTGATTCGTATTTGTCAGCATCAGCAATTGGCAAGCCTTTTACAACTTCAGCATATTTTGCTTCGTCGTCTTGATATTGTCCTAATAAATGTTCTAAATCTGATGTTTCGGCAGTTTTGTTGTTTACTTCGATACTTTCTAAATACTTGAACACTTTTTCAGATTCAGATTTATCTAAAGATGTTACAATTGAAGTTGCATCATAAATCTGCGGCTCATTATTAATAAAAGCCATTGTCGCTTTATTGTTGAATGCAAAAGCATAATACAATCCCGCAATCATTAAAACTGGCAAAATGAATTTTGAATTCACATAAGGTGTTTTGAATTTTCCTCTTGGAATTTCTGGCTTATTTTGCAATACTAAAACTCCTGCACAAACCAATACAAAGGCAAATAAAGTTCCGATACTGCATAAATCAGTTACCATTGTCAAGTTCAAAAACAAAGCTGGAACTGCAACTACAAAACCTGTTACAATTGTAGCAAAAGATGGTGTTTTAAATTTTGGGTGAACCGTAGAAAATTTCTTTGGCAATAAACCATCACGGCTCATGCTCATCCAGATACGAGGCTGTCCCATTTGGAAAACCAATAAAACACTCGCCATTGCCACTACTGCACTTACGGCAATAATTCCCGACATCCATTTTAAGTCTAATTTATCGAAAACAAACGCCAGAGGATCTCCAACATTTAATTCGTGATATTTTACCATTCCGGTTAAAACCAAAGCAATTGCAATATAAAGAATCGTACATATAATAATTGCCCACATCATTCCCCGTGGTAAATCGCGCTGTGGATTTTTACATTCTTCTGCTGTTGTTGAAATAGCGTCAAAACCAATATAAGCAAAGAAAACTGCTGAAACTCCTTTTAAAACTCCGCCAACTCCATTTGGAGCAAACGGATCCCAGTTTGCTGTATCAACATAAAATATTCCAACTGCAATTACTAAAAGTACAACACAAAGTTTCACCACAACCATTAAGTTACTCGCATTACGAGATTCTTTCATTCCTCTGTAAACCAAAGCTGTAATCAAAATAATAATGAATAATGCAGGAATATCAGTAACGAAGTGAAATGATCCTAAAGTTGGCGCCGTTGTCCACGCTGTGTGCGCTTGTTGCAAAGCAGTACTTAAATTTTCGAATGATTTTCCGCCTCGCATTAAAGCTTCGGCATCTTTAAATCCATTTGAAGCGGTTAAATAATCCATTTGAATCCATTGTGGGAGATGAATTCCACCGCTTTGGAGAAGTCCCGTAAAATAATCACTCCAAGATATCGCAACGGTTATATTTCCGACGGCATATTCCATAATTAATGCCCAACCGATAATCCAAGCGATTAATTCTCCAAAAGCAACGTACGAATAGGTATAAGCACTTCCTGAAACTGGAACCATTGAAGCAAATTCGGCATAAGCGAAAGCGGCAAAACTACAAGCCAAAGCGGTAAATAAGAATAAAAAGATTACAGCTGGACCTCCATCTGCACTGGCTTTTCCAATTGTACTAAAAATTCCTGCTCCAACAATAGCTGCTATTCCGAATGCAGTTAAATCTCTAGTGGTCAAATGTTTACCTAGTGCATTATGACCATCTGATTCGTTCTGAGCAACCTGCTTCAGAATATCCTGTACTGTTTTCTTTCGGAATAAACTTGAAAATGCCATATATGTTTTGCTGTTATAAAATTAATTTAATTCAGTCGTTTTTGTTTTATTTTGCAAATAATGCAAATTTTATCGTTAAATCAAATTTATGAAACGATTTTGTTTTGAGCAGTATTTTTTTTGCCACGAATTGCACTAATTTCTCGAATTATTTTTCTTGCCACAGATTAAAAGGATTAAACTGATTTCGCATAGATTTAAAATGATTTCAGCAGATTCTCGCAGAGTTTATCTATATTCTAATCTTAAAATTAAGTCTGCTTAAAATAATACTTTTTTAATCTGTACAATCTGTGGCTAAAAAATGTAACATTCTTCAAAATGAGTTTACTAATTAAGAGTATTTAATTTTTAAAGAATCATTTTATGGAAAAAATTACAAGGCGTTCTTTTGTTAATAAATTTGGACTTGGTGTTGGAGCTTCGGTCGTTATGACTACGCTTCCTTCTTTTATAACTGAAACAGAAAAAACACATATCCCGTACACAGGAAAAAAATTAAATATTGCGTTATGCGGATTAGGAAACTATGCTTCTTTATTAGCAGAAGGTCTTCAGGTTTCTGAATATTGCCAGCTTACTGGAATTGTTACTGGCACGCCGTCTAAGGCAGAAACATGGAAAAAGAAATACAATATTCCTGAAAAGAATATTTACAACTACGAAAATTTCGATTCAATCGTAAAAAACAAGGATATTGATTTAGTATATGTTGTCACTCCAAACGCATTGCATAAAGAATTTACTGTTCGCGCTGCAAAGGCTGGAAAACACGTTATTGTCGAAAAACCAATGGCAATTACTGCCGAAGATTGCGAAGAAATGATTAAAGTCTGCAACCATAATAATGTACAATTGGCAATGGGTTATCGCTTGCATTACGAACCTAATCATCTAGAAATAAAACGACTGGGACAAGAAAAAGTCATGGGACAAGTTCGTTACATTGAAACTGGACTTGGTTATAGCACTTATGATGTTCGTGACATCAATAAACCTGTTGATCTAAACGCCCGCAACGAATGGAGACTGACTAAAAAATGGGCTGGCGGCGGTTGTTTGATTAATTTAGGAATTTATTGCATTCAGGTTTCACGTTACGTTTTAGGCGAAGAACCAATTGCCGTTACTGCACAATTTGGACATGTCAATAACAAAAATATGTTTTCTCAAGTTGAGGAAAATATCACTTGGCAAATGGAATTCCCGAGCGGTGCCGTTGCGAATTGCAGCAGTTCGTGTGGTTTTGGAATTGATCGTTTTTACGCTGCCGCAGATGAAGGTTTCTT from Flavobacterium sp. YJ01 carries:
- a CDS encoding amino acid permease encodes the protein MAFSSLFRKKTVQDILKQVAQNESDGHNALGKHLTTRDLTAFGIAAIVGAGIFSTIGKASADGGPAVIFLFLFTALACSFAAFAYAEFASMVPVSGSAYTYSYVAFGELIAWIIGWALIMEYAVGNITVAISWSDYFTGLLQSGGIHLPQWIQMDYLTASNGFKDAEALMRGGKSFENLSTALQQAHTAWTTAPTLGSFHFVTDIPALFIIILITALVYRGMKESRNASNLMVVVKLCVVLLVIAVGIFYVDTANWDPFAPNGVGGVLKGVSAVFFAYIGFDAISTTAEECKNPQRDLPRGMMWAIIICTILYIAIALVLTGMVKYHELNVGDPLAFVFDKLDLKWMSGIIAVSAVVAMASVLLVFQMGQPRIWMSMSRDGLLPKKFSTVHPKFKTPSFATIVTGFVVAVPALFLNLTMVTDLCSIGTLFAFVLVCAGVLVLQNKPEIPRGKFKTPYVNSKFILPVLMIAGLYYAFAFNNKATMAFINNEPQIYDATSIVTSLDKSESEKVFKYLESIEVNNKTAETSDLEHLLGQYQDDEAKYAEVVKGLPIADADKYESGFSLFKHKIPMWIFLFVLVGLAVWAFRKNLSLIPLLGLICCLYMMAELSVWNWIYFTVWLIIGLLIYFGYSRKNSKLNVVNY
- a CDS encoding Gfo/Idh/MocA family oxidoreductase; this encodes MEKITRRSFVNKFGLGVGASVVMTTLPSFITETEKTHIPYTGKKLNIALCGLGNYASLLAEGLQVSEYCQLTGIVTGTPSKAETWKKKYNIPEKNIYNYENFDSIVKNKDIDLVYVVTPNALHKEFTVRAAKAGKHVIVEKPMAITAEDCEEMIKVCNHNNVQLAMGYRLHYEPNHLEIKRLGQEKVMGQVRYIETGLGYSTYDVRDINKPVDLNARNEWRLTKKWAGGGCLINLGIYCIQVSRYVLGEEPIAVTAQFGHVNNKNMFSQVEENITWQMEFPSGAVANCSSSCGFGIDRFYAAADEGFFEMSPAVSYGPFKGKRSDGKPFNFPVINQQQTQMDEICKVILANQKLPNHITGEEGIKDVKIINAIYKAAETGKKVSLK
- a CDS encoding Lrp/AsnC family transcriptional regulator; its protein translation is MTLDEIDKKLLVLLQTDSKKTNKELSLKLNLSVTAVYERIKKLEREGIIKNYAALVDKSKIEKGFVVFCHLKLIQHTKEFLTKFENEVIKLNEVLECHHVSGDYDYILKVLVKDMEAYREFLVTKLTSLQHIGSTQSMFMISEVKNSTVISF
- the lpdA gene encoding dihydrolipoyl dehydrogenase; protein product: MSSFDVVIIGSGPGGYVSAIRCAQLGFKTAIVEKYNSLGGTCLNVGCIPSKALLSSSHHYAEIAHFADHGIEVSGDVKINLEKMIARKQAVVDQTVGGINYLMDKNKITVFNGLGSFVDATHIAVAKADGTSETIEAKYTVIATGSKPSSLPFIKIDKERIITSTEALALKEVPKHLVIIGGGVIGIELGQVYLRLGAQVSVVEFMDRIIPGMDGSLSKELTKVLKKQGMKFYVSHKVKSVERNGDAVTVQAENAKGETITLEGDYSLVSVGRRPYTDGLNADKAGVKISDRGQVEVNDHLQTSVPNIYAIGDVVRGAMLAHKAEEEGVMVAEILAGQKPHIDYNLIPGVVYTWPEVAAVGQTEEQLKAAGVKYKSGSFPFKALGRARASADLDGFVKILADEKTDEVLGVHMIGARTADLIAEAVTAMEFKASAEDISRMSHAHPTFAEAVKEAALAATENRALHV
- a CDS encoding aminotransferase class I/II-fold pyridoxal phosphate-dependent enzyme translates to MKDFNPADKIQDLQYFGEFGGVNPSISDSSTYTFLSAKTMFDTFEGNMEGCYLYSRHSSPSNLYLDQALAAMEGTETANVSASGMGAITPTLLQLCGAGDHIVSSRTIYGGTYAFLKNFTPRFGIETSFVDITKLDIVEAAITAKTKVLYCETVSNPLLEVADIRGLVKIAKKHNLKLVVDNTFSPLSVSPAKLGADIVIHSLTKYINGSSDTVGGVTCASKEFINSLKNVNSGASMLLGPTMDSLRSASVMKNLRTLHIRIKQHSHNAHFLADQFEKDGLKTVYPGLKSHPSHELYKTMINPEYGFGGMLTIDVGTLEKANELMELMQERNLGYLAVSLGFYKTLFSAPGTSTSSEIPLEEQKEMGLTDGLIRFSIGLDNDIDRTYEMMKQCMIELGILKLSSPRVLQV
- a CDS encoding DoxX family membrane protein is translated as MKIATIIVRVLVGLLLLFASISYFFHLMPEPETTGNFKAFNVGLMASTYLMPLAKSIELLCGIAFVTGRYVTLANILILPITVNILFINYFLAPEGLPIAILLFLANLFLIYRYWNNYKSIFTP
- a CDS encoding lipocalin family protein, with product MKTKYIVPVLIGAGIGLALYSCGGGIPKNAKAVTNFDSNKYLGKWYEMARLDYKWERDLNNVTAEYSLNEDKTIKVDNKGYNVRKDKWEESVGKARFVKKDNIGMLKVSFFGPFYSGYNVVAIDQDYKYALVAGESLKYMWILSREKTIPESVKADFLIKAQEIGYKVTDLVWVKHDKTN